One stretch of Roseimicrobium sp. ORNL1 DNA includes these proteins:
- a CDS encoding AAA family ATPase, with protein sequence MISILMPRYQGLFVLEGKEKRLHLQQFDIGLGLAEKVLSSELKVQPKAASVAKREGGAARAVITLGNFNRITKPLKDDKGKSLQVVRFRGYQNSILEPVEHEMEQFGDTQESPSVLIVHEIDKNLASSPGWKELGGANFDAVILEGSNIELLIETAKLVKERACACAPVSVGVISGRALARSDGSEGGKSWPIRGDSSYEASVASICAFANVLDPTLREAGEWLDFLIIRLTNAATLRIEFAAKTGGGDTSPPTMTLFHHQERPAAFNFYGRGIMQGYNSILAWSLALALQQCGKIDGGGVRRCLNEEATLKAATIATFNWFADGIFSSEKSDLNCTLKIEDEVIRSLVKLIAPAPAGGNKLGLCIATEVDWALASSPNDYWRIAIPRNCKPSREVCLELALRHLGFNPSPTKSSGNTDSEMPAEFRSPIISLGKQLKLVDRLELEDYLFLQRLLSSYMEDQKQTKPISIGVFGPPGSGKSMGVKNLVASIQDDGEGVSHPPIEVNLSQLQSLSEVASYFHQIRDVCLQSRVPLVFFDEFDSTFERRAFGWLRYFLAPMQDGTFSDEGRIYHIGRAIFVFAGGVNQSFDEMNGRVRNADFCEAKGPDFISRLRGVLNIRGINPMESVPDDFMYILRRAVMLKHQIGAQIGDNEKKPLISKELANALLSLKRFKHGARSLEAVLRMCNPRKETELSVSDLPSTEQLNLHIDARELQHFVRDEQGRRKAQG encoded by the coding sequence ATGATCTCCATATTGATGCCCCGCTATCAAGGTCTCTTCGTCCTCGAGGGGAAAGAGAAGCGCCTTCACCTGCAGCAGTTCGACATCGGCCTTGGACTCGCCGAGAAAGTGCTGTCAAGCGAACTGAAGGTCCAACCCAAAGCTGCGAGTGTCGCAAAACGTGAAGGGGGAGCAGCTCGCGCTGTCATCACGCTGGGGAATTTCAATCGGATTACGAAGCCCTTGAAAGACGACAAAGGCAAGTCCCTGCAGGTCGTCCGCTTTCGCGGTTATCAGAATTCGATTCTCGAACCTGTGGAACACGAAATGGAACAATTTGGAGACACTCAGGAATCTCCGAGTGTTCTGATTGTCCACGAGATTGACAAGAATCTCGCGAGTAGTCCAGGTTGGAAAGAACTTGGAGGTGCGAACTTTGATGCCGTGATTCTCGAGGGTAGCAATATTGAGTTGCTCATAGAAACTGCAAAGCTCGTCAAAGAAAGAGCCTGTGCGTGCGCACCTGTCAGTGTCGGTGTCATCAGTGGCCGCGCCCTCGCACGAAGTGACGGAAGCGAGGGGGGCAAGTCATGGCCAATCCGCGGTGATAGTTCGTACGAAGCCAGTGTCGCCAGTATTTGCGCATTTGCAAATGTGCTGGATCCAACCCTGAGAGAGGCAGGGGAATGGCTGGACTTTCTCATTATCAGACTGACAAATGCGGCCACATTGCGCATAGAGTTCGCAGCCAAAACCGGCGGAGGAGATACTTCCCCGCCCACGATGACGCTCTTCCACCATCAGGAACGGCCTGCAGCTTTTAATTTTTATGGCAGGGGAATAATGCAGGGATACAATTCCATCCTTGCCTGGAGCCTGGCGCTGGCATTGCAACAGTGTGGAAAAATAGATGGAGGAGGGGTAAGGCGCTGTCTCAATGAGGAGGCGACTTTGAAAGCGGCCACAATCGCTACATTCAATTGGTTCGCGGATGGGATTTTCTCTTCTGAAAAATCTGATTTAAACTGCACTTTAAAAATCGAAGACGAGGTGATCCGCAGTCTGGTCAAACTCATTGCTCCGGCACCTGCGGGCGGCAACAAGCTAGGGCTCTGTATTGCCACCGAAGTGGATTGGGCTCTGGCCTCTTCTCCCAACGATTATTGGCGTATCGCGATTCCAAGAAACTGCAAGCCGTCGAGGGAGGTGTGTCTCGAGCTCGCGTTGAGACATCTTGGGTTTAACCCAAGCCCAACAAAGTCCTCGGGCAACACCGATTCTGAAATGCCCGCGGAATTTAGATCACCCATCATCAGTTTGGGCAAACAGCTTAAGTTGGTGGACCGCTTGGAGCTTGAGGACTACCTGTTTCTCCAGCGGCTTTTATCCTCTTACATGGAGGACCAGAAACAAACCAAGCCGATTTCCATTGGTGTTTTTGGTCCTCCTGGGTCCGGTAAGTCCATGGGTGTAAAAAATTTGGTGGCATCCATACAAGATGATGGTGAGGGCGTGAGCCATCCGCCGATTGAAGTGAATCTCTCCCAATTGCAGTCTCTTTCGGAGGTGGCCTCCTATTTCCACCAGATACGTGACGTGTGCCTGCAATCCCGCGTGCCGCTTGTTTTCTTCGATGAGTTTGATTCCACATTCGAAAGACGAGCGTTTGGCTGGCTGAGATACTTCCTTGCCCCGATGCAGGACGGTACGTTCTCTGACGAGGGCCGGATCTATCATATTGGCAGGGCGATTTTCGTATTCGCAGGCGGCGTGAATCAAAGTTTCGATGAGATGAACGGTCGTGTTCGCAACGCCGACTTCTGTGAGGCCAAGGGGCCTGACTTTATCAGCAGGCTGAGGGGAGTCTTGAATATCCGGGGTATCAATCCCATGGAATCTGTTCCGGATGATTTCATGTATATCTTGCGACGCGCTGTGATGCTAAAGCATCAGATCGGGGCTCAGATTGGCGACAACGAAAAAAAACCGCTCATTTCCAAGGAACTGGCCAATGCCCTGCTTTCGCTCAAACGATTTAAGCATGGTGCACGATCACTAGAAGCGGTTCTCCGCATGTGCAATCCGCGGAAAGAGACGGAGCTTTCCGTGAGTGACCTGCCAAGCACCGAACAGCTCAATCTGCACATTGACGCGAGGGAGCTGCAACACTTTGTGCGGGATGAACAAGGTCGCAGGAAAGCGCAGGGGTAG